From Pseudoalteromonas sp. R3, one genomic window encodes:
- the recN gene encoding DNA repair protein RecN, translated as MLLSLQIKNFAIVNELTIDWRSGMTAITGETGAGKSIAIDALSLCLGERADVASIRPGAAKAEITAQFDIRQLPNAQQFLNKLMLDDEEQNCILRRVVMQNGRSKSFINGNSVTAAQLKELGQRLIAIHGQHAHQLLLKPEHQLGLLDAYAGHDNLLHAVRAQYQHYHTLQKEHSELIKQQQAQAAKKQLLEYQVQELDEFALEEGEYEHIETEHTRLSHSQTLAESCQRELMCLSEQDDQTVLGQLQHSVQTFIELSNYDPKLQEISQLLGEAAVQLEEGCRELRAYGENIEQDPERLQAVEDRLAQAMTLSRKHQISPELLHQHHQQLHEELASICSNNERIEDLQHEIAEALHAYQISAAQLSESRAQAALTLNDLISESMHELSMENGQFAIELNQHEDRRPNELGMDKIEFLVSTNPGQPLQALAKVASGGELSRISLAIQVIIANRVTTPTLIFDEVDVGISGPTASQVGKQLRQLGNSTQVICVTHLPQVACSGHHQFFVSKRVEGGETFTSMLPLVQEQRVDEIARLLGGDKVSSTTRASAKELLEVQGA; from the coding sequence ATGCTTCTTAGTCTGCAAATCAAAAACTTTGCCATTGTTAACGAATTAACCATTGACTGGCGCTCAGGTATGACTGCCATCACCGGTGAAACCGGTGCTGGTAAATCCATTGCAATCGATGCCCTCTCTCTGTGCCTGGGTGAACGGGCAGACGTTGCCAGTATCCGCCCTGGTGCCGCAAAAGCAGAGATAACCGCTCAATTTGATATCAGGCAGCTCCCCAACGCTCAGCAGTTTTTAAACAAACTCATGTTAGATGATGAAGAACAAAACTGCATTTTACGCCGTGTTGTTATGCAAAATGGCCGCAGTAAAAGCTTCATTAATGGTAACTCTGTAACGGCTGCGCAATTAAAAGAACTCGGCCAGCGACTCATTGCCATTCATGGTCAGCATGCCCACCAGCTGTTACTTAAACCCGAACATCAGCTGGGTTTGCTGGATGCCTACGCTGGTCACGATAACCTGTTACACGCTGTGCGTGCTCAGTATCAGCATTATCACACATTGCAAAAAGAACACTCAGAGCTCATCAAACAACAACAGGCGCAGGCAGCCAAAAAGCAACTGCTCGAATATCAAGTTCAGGAACTGGATGAGTTTGCGCTGGAAGAAGGTGAATATGAGCATATTGAAACTGAGCATACACGATTGAGTCATAGCCAGACGCTAGCTGAAAGTTGTCAGCGCGAACTGATGTGTCTGTCTGAGCAAGATGACCAGACTGTTTTAGGGCAGCTTCAGCACAGTGTACAAACCTTCATTGAACTGAGCAATTATGACCCTAAACTGCAGGAAATCAGCCAACTGCTGGGGGAGGCTGCAGTGCAGCTCGAAGAAGGCTGCCGAGAACTGCGTGCCTATGGTGAAAACATCGAGCAAGACCCAGAGCGTCTGCAGGCTGTCGAAGACAGGCTGGCGCAAGCAATGACCTTATCACGTAAACACCAGATCAGCCCCGAGTTGCTGCATCAGCATCATCAACAGTTGCACGAAGAGCTGGCATCTATCTGCTCTAACAATGAGCGCATCGAAGATCTACAGCACGAAATAGCTGAAGCGCTTCATGCCTATCAAATATCAGCGGCACAACTGAGTGAAAGCCGTGCTCAGGCTGCACTGACTTTGAATGATTTAATCAGTGAGAGCATGCATGAGCTGTCGATGGAAAATGGCCAGTTTGCTATTGAGCTTAACCAGCATGAAGACAGACGCCCCAACGAGCTGGGCATGGATAAAATCGAGTTTCTGGTTTCGACCAACCCGGGTCAGCCTCTACAAGCCCTGGCGAAAGTCGCATCGGGTGGTGAACTGTCACGGATCAGCCTGGCTATTCAGGTGATTATCGCGAACCGAGTTACTACCCCTACTCTGATATTTGATGAAGTAGACGTTGGTATTTCAGGTCCCACAGCCTCTCAGGTGGGTAAACAGCTTCGCCAGCTTGGTAATTCAACTCAAGTGATCTGTGTAACTCACTTGCCTCAGGTTGCCTGCAGTGGCCATCATCAATTCTTTGTTTCCAAACGTGTAGAAGGCGGTGAAACCTTTACATCTATGCTGCCATTGGTGCAGGAACAACGTGTTGACGAAATCGCTCGCTTACTTGGCGGTGACAAAGTCAGCAGCACCACACGAGCCAGCGCTAAGGAGCTGCTTGAGGTGCAGGGGGCATAA
- the grpE gene encoding nucleotide exchange factor GrpE yields MSEQTKAQEQEQELVQEDLQESAVEQAEQAQESAQTEQAELSPEEEIAGLYAELEAAKQTIEGQKDSVIRAAADAENVRRRAAQDVEKAQKFALEKFSNELLPVVDNLERAIEFADKENEATKSILEGIEMTLKSFNDALAKFGVEAVSPQGEAFNPELHQAMSMQPSNDVSPNTVLAVMQKGYTLNGRLLRPAMVMVSKAAE; encoded by the coding sequence ATGTCTGAGCAGACAAAAGCCCAAGAGCAGGAACAAGAGTTAGTGCAAGAAGACCTACAGGAAAGTGCTGTAGAGCAAGCAGAACAAGCGCAAGAGAGTGCACAGACTGAGCAAGCTGAGTTGAGCCCAGAAGAAGAGATTGCAGGCCTGTATGCAGAACTGGAAGCGGCTAAGCAAACAATTGAAGGTCAGAAAGACAGCGTGATCCGTGCAGCGGCAGATGCCGAAAATGTACGTCGTCGCGCAGCACAAGATGTTGAGAAAGCACAGAAATTTGCATTAGAAAAGTTTTCTAACGAGCTGCTACCTGTGGTTGACAATCTAGAGCGCGCAATTGAGTTTGCTGATAAAGAAAACGAAGCAACCAAATCGATCCTTGAAGGTATTGAGATGACACTGAAGTCATTCAACGACGCACTGGCTAAATTCGGTGTTGAGGCTGTGAGCCCACAAGGTGAAGCGTTCAACCCAGAGTTACACCAGGCAATGTCAATGCAACCGAGCAACGATGTATCACCAAATACCGTTTTAGCAGTTATGCAAAAAGGGTATACCCTGAATGGTCGTTTATTACGCCCCGCAATGGTTATGGTATCAAAAGCTGCTGAATAA
- a CDS encoding Grx4 family monothiol glutaredoxin, whose product METIEKIKQQIAENPIILYMKGSPKLPNCGFSSQASQALMACGEQFAYVDILLNPDIRAELPHYANWPTFPQLWVEGELIGGCDIIIEMFQKGELQPLIAETAAKYKEDDAETAE is encoded by the coding sequence ATGGAAACCATTGAAAAGATTAAACAGCAAATCGCAGAAAATCCGATCATCCTATATATGAAGGGATCGCCCAAGTTACCTAACTGCGGTTTCTCTTCGCAGGCATCTCAAGCGCTGATGGCGTGTGGCGAGCAATTTGCTTACGTCGATATTCTGCTTAACCCAGACATTCGTGCTGAGCTGCCTCATTATGCCAACTGGCCAACATTTCCGCAGCTTTGGGTCGAAGGAGAGTTGATTGGTGGATGTGACATCATCATTGAAATGTTTCAAAAAGGTGAGTTGCAACCGCTGATTGCAGAAACGGCTGCAAAATACAAAGAAGACGACGCTGAAACAGCAGAGTAA
- the aspS gene encoding aspartate--tRNA ligase — protein sequence MRSIYCGKLNKDHVGQEVELCGWINKRRDLGGLIFIDLRDREGLVQVVFDPEVEGLMDVANTLRQEFCVQVTGTVRARPESQINQDMATGEVEILGTGLTIINRAEPLPLDFNQENSEERRLTYRYLDLRRLEMSDRIKLRAKASSFVRRFLDSNDFLDIETPVLTKATPEGARDYLVPSRVHKGSFYALPQSPQLFKQLLMMSGFDRYYQIVKCFRDEDLRADRQPEFTQIDLETSFMTSTQVRDITERLIREMWQELLDVDLGQFPVMSYEEAMRRYGSDKPDLRNPLELIDVADLVKDVEFKVLAGPANDEKGRVAVLTVPGGASLSRKQIDEYTKFVGIYGAKGLAWMKVNDLDAGLEGIQSPIAKFLNEEVIKGILARTNAQTGDIILFGADKRNVVNEAMGALRLKVGLDLELTNLGQWAPLWVVDFPMFEEDDEGNLHAVHHPFTAPKGISAAELEANPAGAISDAYDMVLNGYEVGGGSVRIHNNDMQQAAFRILGIDEQEQQDKFGFLLDALKYGTPPHAGLAFGLDRLVMLLCGTDNIRDVIAFPKTTQASCLMTNAPSVANPDALKELAVTVTAQQKDAE from the coding sequence ATGCGCTCAATATACTGCGGAAAATTAAACAAGGACCATGTAGGTCAGGAAGTGGAGCTATGTGGTTGGATCAACAAACGTCGTGATCTGGGTGGCCTGATCTTCATTGATCTGCGAGATCGCGAAGGTTTGGTCCAGGTCGTGTTTGATCCTGAAGTAGAAGGCCTGATGGATGTTGCAAACACTTTACGCCAAGAGTTCTGCGTTCAGGTTACAGGTACTGTTCGTGCGCGTCCAGAGAGCCAAATCAATCAGGATATGGCTACTGGCGAAGTTGAGATCCTGGGCACTGGCCTGACAATCATCAACCGTGCAGAGCCTTTGCCTTTGGACTTTAACCAGGAAAATTCGGAAGAGCGTCGCCTGACTTATCGCTACCTTGACTTACGTCGTCTGGAAATGAGCGACCGCATTAAACTACGCGCTAAAGCATCCAGCTTTGTTCGTCGCTTCTTAGATAGCAATGATTTCCTGGATATCGAAACGCCGGTACTGACGAAAGCAACCCCAGAAGGTGCGCGTGACTATCTGGTTCCAAGCCGTGTACATAAAGGCAGCTTCTACGCGTTGCCACAGTCTCCTCAGCTGTTTAAACAGTTGCTGATGATGTCTGGTTTTGACCGTTACTACCAGATTGTTAAGTGTTTCCGTGATGAAGACTTACGTGCTGACCGTCAGCCTGAATTCACCCAAATCGATTTAGAAACCTCATTCATGACATCTACACAGGTGCGCGACATCACTGAACGCTTGATCCGTGAAATGTGGCAAGAGTTGCTTGACGTTGATCTGGGCCAGTTCCCTGTCATGAGCTACGAAGAAGCTATGCGTCGTTACGGTTCAGACAAGCCGGACTTACGTAACCCGCTTGAGCTGATTGATGTTGCTGATCTGGTTAAGGACGTTGAGTTTAAAGTACTTGCGGGCCCTGCTAATGACGAGAAAGGCCGAGTGGCGGTGTTGACTGTACCAGGTGGTGCATCACTATCTCGTAAGCAAATTGATGAATACACTAAGTTTGTTGGCATCTATGGCGCAAAAGGTCTGGCCTGGATGAAGGTCAATGATCTGGACGCTGGCCTTGAAGGTATTCAGTCACCAATTGCTAAGTTCCTGAACGAAGAAGTGATCAAAGGTATTCTTGCACGCACTAATGCACAGACTGGCGACATCATTTTGTTCGGTGCTGATAAGCGTAACGTGGTAAACGAAGCAATGGGTGCATTACGTCTGAAAGTAGGTCTGGACCTTGAACTGACTAATCTTGGCCAGTGGGCACCGCTTTGGGTTGTTGACTTCCCAATGTTTGAGGAAGACGACGAGGGGAATCTGCACGCAGTACATCACCCATTCACGGCACCAAAAGGCATTTCAGCAGCAGAGCTTGAAGCCAATCCTGCCGGCGCAATTTCAGACGCGTATGACATGGTACTGAACGGCTACGAAGTAGGTGGGGGCTCGGTGCGGATCCACAACAACGATATGCAGCAAGCCGCTTTCCGTATTCTGGGTATTGATGAACAAGAGCAGCAAGATAAGTTTGGCTTCCTGCTGGATGCTCTGAAATATGGTACGCCACCACACGCGGGTTTGGCATTTGGCCTTGACCGTCTGGTGATGTTGCTGTGTGGCACAGACAACATTCGTGATGTGATTGCCTTCCCGAAAACTACACAGGCATCGTGTCTGATGACCAATGCACCGAGCGTTGCCAATCCAGATGCATTAAAGGAGCTTGCAGTAACAGTCACTGCGCAGCAAAAAGACGCTGAATAA
- a CDS encoding GFA family protein has translation MYQASCLCGAVKLALQGAISSIIHCHCSLCRKSSGTAYATNGFINRNELKVIAGEEHIRHYAFKPGRLRHFCGVCASPLYSSNQDSPEKLRIRLGILDTDIAERPMSHNYVTSKANWEELDAKLPRYEGKEPGRE, from the coding sequence ATGTATCAGGCAAGTTGTTTATGCGGTGCGGTTAAGCTTGCACTGCAAGGCGCTATTTCTAGCATCATCCATTGCCACTGTTCCTTATGTCGCAAGTCGTCTGGCACCGCTTATGCGACCAATGGATTTATCAATCGGAATGAATTAAAAGTGATTGCCGGAGAGGAGCATATACGTCACTACGCGTTTAAACCCGGCAGGTTACGTCACTTCTGTGGAGTTTGTGCATCTCCTTTATATAGCTCTAACCAAGATAGCCCTGAAAAACTCAGGATTCGACTCGGTATTCTCGACACTGATATAGCGGAGCGGCCAATGTCACATAATTACGTGACTTCAAAAGCAAATTGGGAAGAGTTAGACGCCAAGCTTCCTCGCTATGAAGGTAAAGAGCCGGGCAGGGAGTGA
- the nadK gene encoding NAD(+) kinase produces MSAPFKTIGLIGKPNHDGAALTLQRLYTFLQALGYEVFVEQRVGKQIAELPESNILDVVALGERCDLAVVVGGDGNMLGAARVLARFDVAVIGVNRGNLGFLTDLDPDGFEAELEQVLSGKFVEEQRFLLEVEVFRHAELKSANLAVNEAVLHADKVAHMIEFEAFIDEQFVFSQRSDGLIVTTPTGSTAYSLSGGGPILTPELNAMALVPMFPHTLSSRPLVVDANKQVKLKLSPENTASLQVSCDSHVVLALLPGDEVVIKKAEKKLRLIHPVSYSYYNVLRQKLNWGSRLY; encoded by the coding sequence ATGAGCGCACCATTTAAAACCATCGGCCTGATTGGTAAACCAAACCATGATGGCGCCGCACTGACATTACAACGCTTGTATACATTTTTGCAAGCACTTGGCTATGAAGTTTTTGTTGAGCAACGAGTTGGCAAACAAATCGCTGAATTGCCCGAGTCAAACATACTCGATGTTGTGGCTCTGGGAGAGCGCTGTGACCTGGCTGTAGTGGTCGGCGGTGATGGTAATATGCTGGGTGCAGCTCGTGTACTGGCCCGGTTTGACGTTGCCGTGATAGGCGTTAACCGTGGTAATTTAGGGTTTCTGACCGACTTAGACCCCGATGGCTTTGAGGCAGAACTGGAGCAAGTCCTCAGCGGAAAATTCGTAGAAGAACAACGCTTTTTGCTTGAAGTCGAAGTGTTCCGTCATGCAGAACTTAAAAGTGCCAACCTGGCAGTAAATGAAGCTGTGCTACACGCTGACAAAGTCGCCCATATGATCGAGTTTGAGGCCTTCATTGACGAACAGTTTGTCTTTTCTCAGCGTTCTGATGGGCTAATCGTCACGACTCCAACCGGCTCAACGGCTTATTCATTGTCCGGTGGTGGCCCTATTTTAACGCCTGAGCTAAACGCGATGGCCCTTGTCCCAATGTTTCCGCATACATTATCCAGCAGACCCCTGGTTGTTGACGCAAATAAACAAGTCAAACTGAAGCTCAGCCCAGAAAACACCGCAAGCTTGCAGGTAAGTTGTGACAGTCACGTCGTGCTCGCATTGCTTCCGGGTGACGAAGTGGTCATAAAAAAAGCAGAAAAAAAACTCCGTTTGATCCACCCTGTCAGTTATTCCTACTACAATGTTCTGAGACAGAAATTAAATTGGGGTAGCAGGCTTTACTAA
- a CDS encoding M48 family metallopeptidase — MNKKLLAIAAMAITLAGCKTSPTGRTQIALYSEQQMDKMGVASFEQMKQEQTIENDAKINGYVKCIADALIAQLPAQYAQQQWEVVVFKEPSANAFALPGGKIGVHTGLLKVAQNQHQLAAVMGHEVGHVIAEHANERVSQNSLLQLGLQAGNAALEMGNVQYRNAIMQGLGLGAQYGIALPFSRSHESEADVIGLDLMAKAGFKPQGAVELWQNMEKAGGERPMEFLSTHPSPENRIALLQSKMAQANTLAEDANKQGRSPACR, encoded by the coding sequence ATGAACAAAAAACTACTTGCTATTGCTGCTATGGCCATCACCCTCGCTGGTTGTAAAACCTCTCCCACCGGACGTACCCAAATAGCCCTATATTCAGAACAACAAATGGATAAGATGGGTGTCGCCAGCTTCGAGCAAATGAAGCAGGAGCAGACGATAGAAAACGATGCCAAGATCAACGGCTATGTAAAATGCATAGCAGATGCCCTGATTGCGCAACTACCGGCACAGTATGCACAACAGCAATGGGAAGTCGTGGTATTTAAAGAGCCCAGTGCAAACGCCTTTGCTTTGCCTGGTGGCAAGATTGGAGTGCATACCGGTCTGCTGAAGGTGGCACAAAACCAGCATCAACTTGCTGCTGTTATGGGACATGAAGTGGGACACGTTATCGCAGAACATGCTAACGAGCGGGTGTCTCAAAATAGCTTGTTACAGCTTGGCCTGCAAGCTGGCAATGCGGCACTTGAAATGGGTAATGTGCAGTATCGTAATGCCATTATGCAAGGCTTAGGGCTTGGGGCACAGTATGGAATTGCACTACCATTTAGCCGTAGCCATGAAAGTGAAGCGGATGTCATTGGGCTCGACTTAATGGCTAAAGCGGGCTTTAAACCGCAGGGGGCTGTAGAGTTGTGGCAAAATATGGAAAAAGCAGGGGGAGAACGCCCTATGGAGTTTTTATCGACTCATCCGTCTCCAGAAAACCGCATTGCGTTGCTACAAAGCAAAATGGCGCAGGCAAATACTTTAGCAGAGGACGCTAACAAACAGGGCCGTAGCCCAGCTTGCCGATAA
- a CDS encoding DUF72 domain-containing protein — MLYLGCPQWGSAHWKGRFFSSDCKTVDMLSEYAQIFNSVEGNTSFYASPKPETITAWSNAVPDTFRFTFKIPKRISHELALNHCQQELKQWLELFSPLFSRLGMVLLQLPASCSPQYLGRIADFISQLPEELTLGIEVRHREFFAKGDAEKRFNQLLMKTKVNRIMMDTRPLFSEPPSTPAIIDAQQKKPRVPVNVIATAQAPMLRFVGCSDLAANRSFYAPWLNKIRDWLNDGRTPYVFFHTADNYDAPLLARQFIQDLGVSHQVLAPFPAERQPLQQTLI, encoded by the coding sequence ATGCTGTATTTGGGGTGTCCTCAATGGGGCTCTGCACACTGGAAGGGTCGATTTTTCAGTAGTGACTGCAAAACCGTTGATATGTTGAGCGAGTATGCACAGATTTTTAACAGTGTTGAGGGCAATACAAGCTTTTACGCGAGCCCTAAACCAGAAACCATCACAGCCTGGTCAAACGCGGTGCCTGATACTTTTCGCTTTACCTTCAAGATACCCAAAAGGATTTCTCATGAGCTGGCATTAAATCATTGTCAGCAAGAGCTCAAGCAATGGCTCGAACTGTTTTCTCCTTTATTTTCACGACTGGGAATGGTGCTGCTGCAACTGCCTGCTAGCTGTAGCCCGCAATATCTTGGCCGGATAGCCGATTTTATCTCACAATTACCTGAAGAGCTGACACTGGGCATTGAAGTCAGACACAGGGAATTCTTTGCCAAAGGCGACGCTGAGAAGCGTTTTAACCAGCTGCTGATGAAAACCAAAGTGAATCGTATCATGATGGATACGCGCCCTCTTTTTAGTGAGCCGCCGAGTACTCCAGCCATCATTGATGCCCAGCAAAAGAAACCTCGCGTGCCGGTCAATGTCATTGCCACCGCTCAGGCACCTATGTTGCGCTTTGTCGGGTGTTCAGATTTAGCAGCAAACCGGTCATTTTACGCGCCCTGGCTTAACAAAATTCGTGACTGGTTGAACGATGGACGTACCCCTTATGTATTCTTTCATACTGCCGACAACTATGATGCGCCTTTGCTCGCCAGGCAGTTCATCCAGGACTTAGGTGTTTCTCATCAGGTGCTCGCTCCCTTCCCGGCTGAGCGCCAGCCACTGCAACAAACATTAATTTAA
- a CDS encoding FAD-dependent oxidoreductase, which yields MSENVYQFIDVQRIDPRKKPITTRKSSFVEIYEPFSKQQVSSQADRCLDCGNPYCEWKCPVHNYIPQWLKLIRTGRILEAAELSHRTNSLPEVCGRVCPQDRLCEGSCTLNDEFGAVTIGNIEKYITDTAFAQGWKPDMSYVTWTDKKVAIIGAGPAGLGCADILVRNGVKPVVFDRNPEIGGLLTFGIPSFKLEKSVMEKRREIFSEMGVEFCLNTEIGKDISMDELLAQYDAVFIGVGTYQYMRAGLDNEDAEHVYDALPFLIGNTNRVMGYDESKQAYIDMAGKRVVVLGGGDTAMDCVRTSVRQGAQSVTCAYRRDEANMPGSRREVKNAKEEGVKFSFNVQPKGIELDQHGQVAGVRMVRTELGEPDENGRRRAQEVPGSEHLIEADAVIMAFGFKPHNLDWLAAYDVAINEWGGIVAPEKGAFTHQTSNEKIFAGGDAVRGSDLVVTAIFEGRNAAEGIMDYLGV from the coding sequence ATGAGCGAAAATGTCTATCAGTTTATCGATGTACAGCGCATCGACCCGAGAAAGAAGCCTATCACGACACGCAAGAGCTCTTTCGTTGAAATTTACGAACCGTTTTCAAAACAGCAGGTCAGCTCTCAGGCCGATCGCTGCTTGGATTGTGGTAACCCTTATTGCGAGTGGAAGTGTCCGGTGCACAATTATATTCCGCAGTGGCTAAAGTTGATCCGTACGGGCAGGATCCTTGAGGCTGCGGAATTGTCGCACCGGACCAATAGTCTGCCAGAAGTGTGTGGTCGGGTTTGCCCACAGGACAGGCTGTGTGAAGGCTCTTGCACACTTAATGACGAGTTTGGTGCCGTGACGATTGGTAATATTGAAAAGTACATCACGGATACCGCATTTGCACAGGGCTGGAAGCCCGATATGTCTTATGTCACCTGGACTGACAAAAAGGTGGCCATTATCGGCGCGGGTCCTGCCGGGCTTGGTTGTGCGGATATTTTGGTGCGTAATGGGGTTAAACCTGTGGTGTTTGATCGTAATCCGGAGATTGGGGGATTACTGACGTTTGGCATCCCGTCATTCAAGCTGGAAAAATCGGTGATGGAGAAGCGTCGCGAGATCTTTTCGGAAATGGGTGTCGAGTTTTGCCTTAATACGGAGATTGGCAAAGATATCAGTATGGACGAGCTACTCGCACAATATGACGCCGTATTTATCGGGGTCGGTACGTACCAATACATGCGCGCCGGACTGGACAATGAAGATGCAGAGCATGTGTATGATGCGCTTCCCTTTTTGATTGGTAACACCAATCGAGTCATGGGTTATGACGAAAGCAAACAGGCGTACATAGATATGGCCGGTAAACGCGTTGTGGTGCTGGGCGGCGGTGATACTGCAATGGACTGTGTGCGCACCTCAGTGCGTCAGGGCGCACAGTCTGTAACCTGTGCGTACCGCCGGGACGAAGCCAATATGCCGGGGTCACGTCGTGAGGTTAAGAATGCCAAAGAGGAGGGCGTTAAATTTAGCTTCAATGTTCAGCCTAAAGGCATTGAACTCGATCAACATGGTCAGGTTGCGGGCGTCCGTATGGTTCGGACTGAGTTGGGTGAGCCTGATGAAAATGGTCGCAGACGTGCGCAAGAGGTGCCTGGGTCTGAGCACTTGATTGAAGCCGATGCCGTTATCATGGCGTTTGGCTTTAAACCCCACAATCTTGACTGGCTGGCAGCCTACGACGTTGCCATCAACGAATGGGGCGGTATTGTTGCGCCTGAAAAGGGTGCGTTTACACACCAAACCAGCAACGAAAAAATCTTCGCCGGCGGTGACGCTGTTCGCGGCTCGGATTTGGTGGTCACCGCCATCTTCGAAGGCCGTAATGCCGCCGAAGGGATCATGGACTATCTTGGGGTGTAA
- a CDS encoding YgjP-like metallopeptidase domain-containing protein — MNYLQYFQHYPAALQSQIKSLLEPDKLAAYFKGKYPQGHQLQNTQALYDYCNSYKNKYLKNVPRLHKVSYAKGRDLMAGTLGHHSQTRKQHGGKVKTRYEITLSQQLKYAPEAILRALVVHELAHFKELDHNKAFYQLCCHMEPEYHQLELDLRLFIVLNKLGVSFYDNSAQPD; from the coding sequence ATGAACTATTTGCAGTATTTTCAGCACTACCCTGCTGCGTTGCAGTCCCAGATTAAAAGCTTACTGGAACCGGATAAACTTGCAGCATATTTCAAAGGTAAATATCCGCAAGGTCATCAGCTACAAAATACACAAGCGCTTTATGATTACTGCAATAGCTATAAAAACAAGTATCTGAAGAATGTGCCTCGTCTGCATAAGGTAAGCTATGCAAAAGGTCGAGATCTGATGGCGGGGACATTAGGGCATCATAGCCAAACACGTAAACAGCACGGCGGAAAAGTAAAAACCCGCTATGAGATTACGCTGTCCCAGCAGCTAAAATATGCGCCTGAAGCCATTTTGCGTGCATTGGTTGTTCATGAGCTAGCGCACTTTAAAGAGCTGGATCACAACAAGGCCTTTTATCAGCTCTGTTGCCATATGGAGCCTGAGTACCATCAGCTGGAATTGGACCTCAGGCTGTTTATTGTGCTCAATAAGCTAGGCGTCAGCTTCTACGACAATTCAGCCCAGCCAGATTAA
- a CDS encoding HrcA family transcriptional regulator, which produces MKLSARDKQVFSAVMSLYCNGEGHPVASSKIAKLKGMAVCSATVRNAMARLENQGLLFSPHTSAGRVPSDLGIKYWLQEYFGLEDIAPYWEPEREELTGFAHTLSQKYQVCCIVGLPQVSEQTIFRVEVLDFDRKHWLVLLIDRTGQSNNILINKPESNSDQVRYQFAAWMNTVFSAQTLKEGLHRMRAMAKSAMADCRGSLMQWSRELSLQLGTDNSIVVGERYLYNRLEGNNELNLGVSFLHQVEDQLALKNGLSVLLGSELSYLNLERFVVLSVPYFTSSEYQSRFCVICPADAPIEAIISEFTQIPKKEA; this is translated from the coding sequence ATGAAACTTAGTGCACGTGACAAACAAGTCTTCTCTGCTGTGATGAGTCTTTACTGTAACGGTGAAGGCCATCCCGTAGCATCGAGCAAGATAGCAAAACTAAAAGGTATGGCGGTGTGCTCTGCAACGGTACGCAATGCTATGGCTCGCCTGGAAAACCAGGGGCTGCTTTTTTCACCTCACACTTCGGCCGGGCGGGTTCCCTCTGATCTGGGAATTAAGTACTGGTTGCAGGAGTATTTTGGCTTAGAAGACATCGCCCCTTACTGGGAGCCAGAGCGAGAGGAGCTGACTGGTTTTGCACATACTCTCAGCCAGAAATATCAGGTATGCTGTATCGTTGGCTTACCTCAGGTTAGTGAACAAACCATATTTCGGGTCGAAGTACTAGATTTTGATCGCAAACATTGGCTGGTATTACTGATTGATAGAACCGGGCAGTCCAATAATATCCTTATTAATAAACCAGAATCGAATTCCGATCAGGTAAGGTATCAGTTCGCGGCTTGGATGAACACTGTATTCAGTGCGCAAACGCTAAAAGAGGGGTTGCACCGAATGCGGGCTATGGCGAAAAGTGCGATGGCAGATTGCCGTGGCTCTTTGATGCAATGGAGTCGCGAGCTAAGCTTGCAGTTGGGTACCGACAATAGCATAGTAGTCGGAGAGCGTTATCTGTATAACCGCCTTGAAGGGAATAATGAACTCAACCTGGGGGTGAGCTTCTTACACCAGGTGGAAGATCAGTTAGCGCTAAAGAATGGCCTGTCGGTGTTACTGGGCAGTGAGTTGAGTTATCTGAATCTGGAGCGATTTGTGGTCTTGAGTGTACCTTACTTTACGTCGAGCGAGTACCAGAGTCGTTTTTGCGTGATTTGTCCTGCTGATGCGCCAATTGAAGCAATAATCAGCGAATTTACACAAATCCCAAAAAAAGAAGCTTGA